In Sphingobacterium zeae, one genomic interval encodes:
- a CDS encoding DUF4876 domain-containing protein has product MKKINCYLYLVALLCLLSGCRKDFATVNTLSYSLAVHYPSNYIESFAANATVTLKNTFTGQQSQFTTNAKGEVDLQDIIPGIYTVTVSREVTEEESISISGRLGKAFLNASIPSLRIQESGKTDIQLSGGAIGGFVIKEFYYTGSRTPNNSSYLYDGFVEIYNNSTDTLYAGGISFGATKAGSTLATKFIEDQQSVYLASLWTIPGTAGVDHPVAPGKSIVIAVDGINHRTDPKGNPNAPTDLGAGIADFETYFNPPGNSNDTDSPDVPNVTLIYSSSLTLFDWLPGVNGSGLVILSPDDYANYQTVTEPGATASTRYVKVAADQVIDGVDCVANSTITLDKKRLPLTIDAGVAFVGGGAGTGKSVIRKVREEINGIKVLMDTNNSSSDFAINDTPSPKSYSK; this is encoded by the coding sequence ATGAAGAAAATCAATTGTTATCTCTACCTGGTTGCGTTGCTCTGTTTATTGAGTGGCTGCCGCAAAGATTTTGCGACGGTCAATACGCTTTCCTATTCCCTGGCTGTCCACTATCCCAGCAATTATATTGAATCTTTTGCCGCGAATGCTACGGTAACCCTTAAAAACACCTTCACAGGTCAACAGTCCCAATTCACCACCAATGCAAAGGGCGAAGTCGATCTGCAGGATATTATACCTGGTATCTACACCGTAACGGTAAGCCGAGAGGTGACCGAAGAGGAAAGCATCAGCATCAGCGGACGCCTGGGCAAAGCATTTTTGAATGCCTCCATCCCTTCCCTGCGTATTCAAGAATCCGGAAAGACCGACATTCAGCTGAGCGGCGGGGCCATCGGTGGATTTGTCATCAAGGAATTTTACTATACCGGTAGCCGCACCCCAAATAATTCGTCTTATTTATACGATGGTTTTGTAGAAATCTACAACAACTCGACCGACACCCTATACGCCGGCGGAATCTCCTTCGGAGCGACAAAAGCGGGTTCAACACTAGCCACCAAATTTATCGAAGATCAACAAAGCGTATATCTTGCCTCCCTATGGACCATTCCGGGTACCGCAGGTGTAGATCACCCTGTAGCGCCGGGCAAATCCATTGTCATTGCTGTTGACGGAATTAATCATAGGACAGATCCAAAAGGCAATCCCAATGCACCCACAGATTTGGGGGCGGGAATAGCCGATTTTGAGACCTATTTTAATCCGCCCGGAAATTCAAACGATACCGACTCGCCAGACGTACCCAACGTAACACTGATCTATAGCTCATCGTTAACCCTATTTGACTGGCTGCCCGGTGTCAACGGCTCTGGACTCGTTATCCTCTCGCCCGACGACTATGCAAACTACCAAACTGTTACCGAACCCGGAGCAACTGCTTCAACACGTTATGTGAAAGTTGCTGCAGACCAAGTTATCGACGGCGTGGACTGCGTTGCCAACAGCACCATTACACTGGACAAAAAGCGTTTACCGCTCACGATTGATGCTGGAGTAGCCTTTGTTGGCGGCGGAGCCGGTACCGGAAAATCGGTTATCCGGAAAGTAAGGGAAGAAATCAATGGCATCAAAGTATTGATGGACACCAACAATTCCTCCAGCGACTTTGCGATAAACGATACCCCTAGTCCCAAAAGTTATTCCAAATAA